From a region of the Sinorhizobium sp. B11 genome:
- a CDS encoding LysR family transcriptional regulator, whose amino-acid sequence MDSLSSLTAFVHAAERHSYVAAARVAGVSPSAIGKAIARLEARLGVRLFNRTTRNISLTEEGSAFYERCKRIIDDLEDAETSIIESRKRPKGRLRVSVPHIVGHHLLMPILPAFVERYPDIELDIDFEDRVADLVTEGLDVVIRSGELADTGLIARRLGEQHFVVCGSPGYFARHTLPTTPADLAGHACIHFKYPTSGRLAPWAFAPPNEKLILPRSLTFNNTDAGLQAALDGLGVAHLPVYVAAAHIRGGLLVPALTSYMVAFGSLSLVWPSNRQLSPKVRAFVDFVAEHLADRPDAFQAHVAPSRNS is encoded by the coding sequence ATGGATAGTCTCAGCAGCCTTACCGCCTTCGTTCATGCCGCCGAGCGACACAGCTACGTGGCGGCGGCCCGCGTCGCCGGGGTCTCTCCATCGGCCATCGGAAAGGCCATCGCTCGCCTGGAAGCGCGGCTTGGCGTCCGGTTGTTCAACAGGACGACGCGCAATATCAGCCTGACGGAGGAAGGTTCAGCCTTCTACGAACGCTGCAAGCGCATTATCGATGATCTCGAAGATGCGGAGACGAGCATTATCGAAAGCCGGAAACGCCCGAAGGGGCGCCTGCGCGTCAGCGTTCCGCATATCGTCGGTCATCACCTCCTGATGCCGATCCTGCCGGCGTTTGTCGAACGATATCCGGACATTGAGCTGGATATCGACTTTGAGGATCGCGTCGCCGATCTGGTGACAGAAGGACTGGATGTTGTCATTCGCAGCGGAGAACTCGCCGATACCGGTCTGATCGCCCGTCGTCTCGGTGAGCAGCATTTTGTCGTTTGTGGAAGTCCCGGCTACTTCGCTCGCCATACGCTGCCGACAACGCCAGCCGATCTTGCCGGGCATGCCTGCATACATTTCAAATATCCAACCAGCGGTCGCCTGGCGCCCTGGGCTTTTGCTCCTCCGAACGAAAAACTGATCTTGCCGAGGAGCCTGACGTTCAACAATACGGACGCGGGCTTGCAAGCCGCGCTGGATGGTTTGGGCGTTGCCCATTTGCCAGTCTATGTGGCGGCGGCGCATATTCGCGGAGGATTGCTCGTTCCCGCCCTGACCTCATACATGGTCGCGTTTGGTTCACTGTCTCTCGTCTGGCCGTCAAATCGCCAGTTATCACCGAAGGTTCGGGCCTTTGTGGATTTCGTAGCCGAGCATCTCGCCGATCGACCAGATGCTTTCCAGGCCCATGTGGCTCCCTCGCGAAATTCCTGA
- a CDS encoding DUF4118 domain-containing protein: MSLEKNFTASPAEASIADIDIEEGLDFSEVPPSVRYVICLLMTVMATAIAAGFDRYEAIPNLSLIYVIPVVIGSVFFGFGPALFSGVLGALAYNFFFTEPRFSLAVADTANIWAIVLLFVVACIISAITAWGRHKSIDLERTRRMQAALKIYAGKMTTSRSLEDSTTLTLAAVTGFFQSPAVVIFREAADGKPQVTGAEQLSAIEIEAARSAWDSRLAVTGGVYPYDESRFDFWPVANACGQSAVIGVAFDPDRRPANPDGMMDIVALVFGTAIDRYRA, from the coding sequence ATGTCTCTTGAGAAGAATTTCACTGCGTCGCCGGCCGAAGCCTCGATTGCCGACATTGATATCGAAGAAGGCCTGGATTTCTCGGAGGTGCCGCCGTCCGTCCGTTATGTCATCTGCCTCCTCATGACCGTGATGGCGACAGCCATTGCCGCGGGCTTCGACCGCTATGAGGCCATTCCCAACCTGTCGCTCATCTATGTCATTCCCGTCGTCATCGGCAGCGTGTTCTTTGGCTTTGGGCCGGCGCTGTTTTCAGGCGTCCTCGGCGCGCTCGCCTATAACTTCTTCTTCACCGAGCCGCGCTTTTCGCTTGCTGTGGCTGATACCGCCAATATCTGGGCGATCGTCTTGCTCTTCGTCGTCGCCTGCATCATCAGCGCCATCACCGCCTGGGGACGTCACAAGAGCATCGATCTCGAGAGAACACGCCGCATGCAGGCTGCTCTGAAGATCTATGCGGGAAAGATGACGACAAGCCGCTCGCTGGAGGACTCGACGACGCTGACGCTTGCTGCCGTCACGGGCTTTTTCCAGTCGCCGGCCGTCGTCATCTTCCGAGAAGCGGCGGATGGCAAACCGCAGGTGACGGGCGCAGAACAACTGTCGGCCATCGAGATCGAGGCTGCAAGATCCGCGTGGGATTCGCGCCTTGCCGTCACTGGCGGCGTCTACCCCTATGACGAATCCCGCTTCGACTTCTGGCCCGTCGCAAACGCCTGCGGCCAAAGTGCCGTCATCGGCGTCGCCTTCGATCCGGACCGGCGCCCGGCCAATCCCGACGGCATGATGGATATCGTCGCCCTGGTCTTCGGTACCGCGATTGACCGCTACCGGGCTTGA
- a CDS encoding LysR substrate-binding domain-containing protein: protein MVVRKLPPLSSLRAFEAAARLLSFKRAAEELGVTPTAISHQIRSLEDHTGLVLFNRQVRKVVLTEAGVQLYPVLRDGFDAVEAVLDRLVQVRRRAGVTISATSAFTSKWLVPRVARFHALYPDIDLQLHASDDAVSLTETGVDIAIRYGRGPYPGLSAEVMFADDFAPVVNPRLGPLGIGDLDKVPLIHFQWRRQHPLNPTWERWYSAAGLVPSSPRGQLHFSDESHAIQAAVAGQGIALLSLALVREELAAGHLVQPFGPAVAGHTYHMVTSSDQPPGAGVRAAVDWLRAEVASG from the coding sequence ATGGTCGTGCGCAAACTTCCACCCCTGTCGTCGCTGCGTGCGTTTGAGGCAGCCGCCCGCTTGCTGAGTTTCAAGCGGGCGGCGGAGGAACTCGGCGTGACGCCGACGGCCATCAGCCACCAGATCCGGTCCCTGGAAGATCACACCGGCCTTGTTCTGTTCAACCGGCAGGTCCGCAAGGTGGTGCTGACGGAGGCGGGTGTGCAGCTCTATCCCGTCCTGCGGGACGGATTCGATGCCGTCGAGGCCGTGCTCGACCGTCTTGTTCAGGTCCGCAGACGCGCCGGGGTGACGATTTCGGCCACCAGCGCGTTCACGTCCAAATGGCTCGTTCCGCGCGTGGCGCGTTTTCACGCCCTGTATCCGGATATCGACCTTCAGCTTCACGCTTCCGACGATGCGGTCAGTCTCACCGAGACCGGTGTCGATATCGCGATCCGCTACGGGAGAGGGCCCTATCCCGGCCTGAGTGCCGAGGTAATGTTTGCCGATGACTTCGCCCCCGTCGTCAATCCCCGGCTCGGTCCGCTGGGGATCGGCGACCTGGATAAGGTTCCGCTCATCCATTTTCAGTGGCGGCGACAACACCCGCTCAATCCGACCTGGGAGCGCTGGTACTCGGCAGCCGGTCTTGTCCCATCTTCGCCCCGTGGACAGTTGCATTTTTCGGATGAAAGCCATGCCATTCAGGCCGCCGTCGCCGGCCAGGGTATAGCGTTGCTGAGCCTTGCGCTTGTGCGGGAGGAGCTGGCGGCCGGTCATCTGGTCCAGCCGTTCGGCCCTGCCGTTGCCGGCCATACCTACCATATGGTCACGAGCAGTGATCAGCCGCCCGGTGCCGGCGTTCGCGCGGCGGTCGACTGGTTACGGGCGGAGGTAGCGTCAGGCTGA